TCCCAAATCTCTCCCAAATACCTTAGAGTAGGGATACTGGTCCCCATTTAttggtgagaaaactgaggctcagggtttCATGACTTGTTGAAAGTGCAGACCTGGAATGCTGGTACATCTGCCCCACTGCTGGTTTGCGGTAGGTTTGCCGTGAACTCTCAGTGTCTACCTGCATCCGCTTGGGTGGCCCCTGCCCAGACTTAGGCTGGGATATGCCTCTTCTGGCTTTTGaacagcccttttttttttttttttgagatggagtctcactctgttgctcaggctggagcgcagtggcgccatctcggctcactgtaatctccacctcctgggtttaagtgatttccagctaatttttgtatttttagtagagatggggtttagccatgttggccaggctggtctcgaactccagacctcaggtgatcctcctgtctctgcctcccagcatcCTCGAGGTGCTTCCTGGTACGTCCATCGGGGTCGGCCTGAACagcctttttattgtttttcagcTCAGCATTTATTGACTAAATAAGTGGATTTGTGTTGGAAATGTCAGTTCTTTTTCTCATTGCTGAGTTTATCACCGTGGAGTCCTCCTAGTAACTGATTTCAGTGGTTTCTGTTCCCCTAAGTGCTCCTCAGATGAAGCAGGAGAGTGGCTCAGCGTGCCTTGTAGGAAGAAGTGACAGAAGGAGACAGCGTGAGCGTGATCTGCCTGGGCTTGTCCTGGAAGTCACAAGCATGCAGCCAAAGCTGTTTGCCTTCGGTGGAAATTTCCCAAGGTTGTAACATATTGGATATTATAGGAGCGAAAGCTCAGGAGCATAAAGTGAggcatgaggccgggcgcggggactcgcgcctgtaaccccagcactttgggagactgaggtgggaggatcacccgaggtcaggagttcgagaccagcctgggcaatgtggtgaaaccccgtctctacaaaaaattagccaggggtggtggcatgtgcctgtggtcccagctacttaggaggctgaggtgggaggggtcgcttgagcctggggaagtcgaggctgcagtgagctgaggccatgcagtggagtgagaccctgtctctctctctctcacacgcacacacacaaaaggataACTTGCTGATATTTGAGTAACGCTAGTTGTAAAACTAAAAAGGTGCCATTGTGTCACCTTAACCTAAAACAAGACTTGTTTCCTATAACTGATGTCAGCGTCTGCCTCCCCCTCTTCTCACTCTGTACCTACATTCAAAGCCCCTCTCACAAGCCCAACACCCCCATCTCCCCAGCAGTCCCCTCCACTGAGGAGAGCCGTAGTTCTGTTGAGAAGTGTCGGAGTTGATAAGCTAAGGGTAGAGTCACAGATGTTCTTGTTCAGTCTGCTTAACAGAAAGGCTGTTCCAACGGTAGGGGGCGAGGAAGAGACCATGTTTCATTCCTAGTTTAAACATTGGAAGTCCAGGTATTTTGAAGATTACCTCATTTTTCAAAGGTAAAACCCCTCAATCTTCAGCCCAGGAAAATGGGACGCCTCacgcctcatttttttttttttttttttttttttgagatggagtctcgctctgtcgcccaggctggagtgcagtggctagatctcagctcactgcaagctccgcctcccgggttcacgccattctgctgcctcagcctcttctgagctgggactacaggcgcccgccacctcgcctggctagttttttgtattttttagtagagatggggtttcaccgtgttagccaggatggtctcgatctcctgacctcgtgatccgcccgcctcggcctcccaaagtgctgggattacaggcttgagccaccgcgcccagcctcatgcCTCATTTTAGCTGggtgtcctgagtagctgagactacagctaatttttatatttttttgtagagataggatcttgctatgttgcccaggctggactagaactcctgggctctagcagttcttctcagcctcccaaagtgctgagattttaggtgtgagccaccgcacctagctggTATCAGTTTTTGTACATTATTTTGTATGtgttcattttcctcatctcttGACTTATTTCCAGTAGTTTCTACATTGGAAGCAATTGGATTAAGGTGGAGAAGGAGAATGGATTTATTGATTTAATCCAGAGGCACTTTATGCACtagtatattattttctttttcttttttttttttttttttgagatggagtctcgctctgttgctgaggctggagtgtagtgctcTTGAGATGAAGCAAGAGCATGCCTTGTAGGAGAAAGTGACAGAAGGAGAGAGCGTgaacgtgatcttggctcactgcaacctccgcttcctgggttcaagagattctcctgtctcagcctcccgactagctgggattacaggcatgtgccaccacagctgcctgagttttgtagttttagtggagacagcatttccccatgttggccaggctggtctcgaactcctgacctcaggtgatccatctgtgtcagcctcccagagtgctgggattatagttgtgagccactgcgactggcctattttctattttagtttatCAAAAAGAGCACTCAGAGATAAGAACCCTTTCACAGAGAGTGAGCCTTGGGTAGTGAAATGATACCAGATTTGGAATCAGAAGTCCTGGCGCTTGGCACAGGTCTGCCCATGGCTGAGGATGACTCTAGGACAGTTACTTCctgtctgggcctcagcttctcaGATGTTAAGGCCCACGACCTCCCCCACCACGTGTCTTTATAGGATGTATAGATAGAAAACGCCTGTGTTTACCTATTTGCACATTAGCTCTTTGCATTGGTCttgacattttacttttatttcatcattttgttGCATGTACTATATTTTTGTGAAAACATTCAGGGtgtaaataaataacacattcaCCATTTCTTCCATAGATCCCAGCTCTCCTGTTGGCTTCGTGCTTGGGGTAGATCTTCTTCACATATTCCCCCTGGAAGGAGCAACTTTTCTGTGCCCTGCTGATGTGACTGACCCGAGAACCTCACAGAGAATCCTCGAGGTGCTTCCTGGTGGGAGAGCAGATGTGATTCTGAGCGACATGGCGCCCAATGCCACAGGGTTCCGGGACCTCGATCATGACAGGCTCATCAGCCTGTGCCTGACCCTTCTCAGCATGACCCCAGACATCCTGCAACCTCGGGGAACATTCCTTTGTAAAACCTGGGCTGGAAGTCAAAGCCATCGGTTACAGAGGAGACTGACAGAGGAATTCCAGAATGTAAGGATCATCAAACCTGAAGCCAGCAGAAAAGAGTCATCAGAAGTGTACTTCTTGGCCACACAGTACCAGGGAAGGAAGGGCGCTGTGAAGCAGTGAGGATTTCTTGTGCCATTTTCATAATGGTCATTAGCTTCTTTTAAGCTCGAAACGTAGCCTGAGCTCCTTCCGGAAGAGTTCCTGGGAGATCTGAGCTGATTTTGGAGATGGAACAGGACAAGTGGggagtctctttcttttttttttttttttgagacggagtctcgctctgtctcccaggctggagtgcagtggcgcgatctccactcactgcaagctccgcctcccaggttcacgccattctcctgcctcagcctcccgtgtggctgggactacaggcgcctgccactgcgcccggctaatttttgtatttttagtatttggggtttcaccgtgttagtcaggatggtctcgatctcctgacctcgtgatccgcccatctcggcctcccaaagtgctgggattacaggcgtgagccagcgcgcccggctgggagtctctttctttctctctctctttttaaccAAAAAGAGATGACAAAACTAAGTTCAGGGGCCATGGAAAATGAAAAAGTCCTCTATATTGATTTGTGAAGAGAAAGTTATCAAGAGAAAGAGGTGAGGATGGAAGGATGAAGAGAGACAGACTGTGGGAAGAATCAGAAGGAATCCGCTGAGGCAGGGATGGGTGTGCCCATGTGTGCCTTGACGGGACTTCATCTTACAGACTGTTAAACTGTCACACAGAAACAGGCTTTCCACTGCTCCTCCCAGAGCACCATGCACAGGTTTCCAGTTCTTAGTGTGGCtatttaaagtagaaaatctGGGGGCTGGGTGAGGccactcacacctataatcccagaaggctgaggctgggggattcttgaagtcagaagttcaagaccaacctgggcaacatagcaacacccactgtctctacaaaaatgaaaaaacaaaaaaccaaaccaaaagaaaaatctgaaatttcCATCTGGGgattaaattctttctttctggtgAGTAATCTAGAGATTCATGCATTCTTCAAGCAGCAGAAGTTCCCAGAGCGATTAGGGAAGACGTATGGTCTGAATTTACGCATGCACTGGGTGTGCTTTGGTTTTCGCTGGAAATTTGTATCTGTGTCTGGACTCCCAAGAACATAAAGGTAATTGCCAAAGCAAGCAGTGATGtggtgtgtttattttcttttactcttctAGGAACTCGATGCAGctttgtatttaataaaatagagGTTGCATTATTGTAAGGGACTTTCAtgcttttaagttttgtttttttaaaactggcTTCCTCAAAGCCATTTCCTGGAGGTGTACTCATCCCTCAAGAAGTGTGTTGACTGTAACTATGATTCAATTCCAAGCACCAGTGCCGTAAGTCTGGAAACCCAGGAATCGCCATCAGGGATCTGGGGCTTGGTCCAGCTCCCCAAAGGAAACTGCAGGTCAGATgttttgacttgatttttttttgaaacggagtctcgctctgtcgcccaggctggagtgccttgaaacggctcactgtaagctccacctcccggggttcacgccattctgcctcagtctcctgagtacatgggactacaggcacccaccaccaagcccggctaatttttttttttgtatttttagtagagacggggtttcaccgtgttagtcaagaaggtctcgatctcctgacctcgtgatccacccgcctcagcctgccaaagtgctgggattacaggcgtgaggcacggCGCCCGGCCGCCAGATGTTTtggcttttcattttatttctggttGCAGTCAGGTAGTTAAGTCCAGGGACTCTCTTGCCCTACTCCACCTCGTTCTCATTCCATTTCATTTCCGGGGCACACAACTTGGAAGTCTTTTTctctggaagaagaaaaattcaaTGTAGACCCTTAGGAACAGCATCTTCTTAGAGGGAAGCCAGGGActgggcagaggtgggaagaagagaggaggCACACTCTTCTCAGGAAGGCTCCAAATTGAAGGATAGACGAAGGTTACCGTAATAATAGTGGGGCCTGACCTCACCCCGTTGGATTTTGTGCCTTGGCTTGCAGAGCATTAGGAGGTAGCCTAGTAGCATAAATTGCATTTCTAGTGGGCCCAGATAAAAGCAAAATAACGGATTGATTCAAGCTGATACTGAGTAGCAAAATTTTGGGAAGAGTCAACAGTGCAAGTTTGTTGCAGGAGGCTGCTATGGGCGCGGCTATTCCACACATTACGGCGCGAGGCGAAAGCCTTAGTGGAAGCGCGTCCTGCGCGGGGTCGGGGACCCCGACTGCGCCTTGGCCCGGCCTTCGGTTCCGAGTCCTTTCCGTGTGTAGTCTCCCGGGGGTGGCGGCTCTGGGTGCGGGCACGGAGGCCCCAGGACCAGCTGGTGCGAAGACTCGGTTCTTTACGGCCCGGTTCCCACCCAGGTCTCGCGAGAGCGCAGGCGCAAGTGTCGCGATAAGTGGGCGCGGGCGGAGCGGAGGGAGATCCGAGCGGCGGCGGCAAGTGGGCTGCGGGCGACTGAGGTGAGCGGCCCGGCTTGCGCGGGCGGCGGGGTTCTGGGGTCCTGGGGTCCCGGGGGTGGCAAGGGCGGGGCCGAGGGCCCGGACCGGGTGTGCCCGCCAGGGTGGGGCACAAGGACCCTGGACCCCGTGCCTCAGGACCGCGCGCCCGCCCCGTCTCCCATGGGCGCGCTCCCCTCTCTGtgctctcccctcctctcccctcctctccccttctctcccctcctctccccactcccctgtCCCCACTCCGCTGTCCCCACGCCCCACTTCGGGCTGTGCTGAGTACAGCGGGCCCCTCGCCTGGGTTTCCGCAGCCGTCCCTTGTGCCAGGGCGGGCGGCCGAGGGGCGCGTGCTCGTGGTCCCAGCCCCGGGGTCCGGGTGCCCCCCGTGGGGGTCTCCGTGCCCGCCGTGGGGGTCTCCGGGCTAGGGTGCCGGCGCGCCGAGGAAGGGGCCTGAGCTGGCGCCTGGTGGAGAAGTCGGGGCTGCAGGGGCTCTTGGCATCCTCGTGGCTCGCGCGGGCCCGCTCTCAGGAAGGGGGCGTGTGGGCCCGGTTTCCCCTCGGGGATGGCAGGGGTCGCCCTGGTCTCTTCTGGGCAATGGAGGAATTGGGCTGTGGAGCCTCCCTGCAGGCGGGCCTGCCTCTGCGGGGCTCGCAGCCTGGGGAGCTCAGGGCTCTGCTTGCAGCAGGCCGAGGTTCTTGTTCAATGGAAACTCAGAAACTGTGCAGCTGCAGGAGTTCTACCTTTTGGTTGTTAAACGCGCTTGGCTGTTCCCCTCGTTAGGGCTGGTGGGCCGGCCTGCCGTGAGACCATCGTCAGCGCAGGTGTTAGGGGTGCAAAGTTCTTTGCTGCTGCTTGTCTTCAGCCTTCCAACGCCAGACAGACTCAAGTTCCCAATCTCCGTTCTGTAACTTTTTGAagcttcagtttcatcatctcTAGAATCTGTGTAAAAAGACCTGATTCACCACCCTCTTAAGATTGAGCTTACAAATGTAGTGCTGGTCAACCTGCGGCCGCATTCCCATTATCTAGCAGTGGAAGACTTGAGGGATATTGACCCCATTCCCCACAACTTTGCAAGTAGATTTCACTGTCATGagttgacagatgaggaaactgaagttcaagaAGTCTCCGTGCTCGGAAATGTCAGATACCTTTCTTTCCGGTACCTAGTTGAAAATAGTAGTAGTACTTATTAATGTCActagaaataaacaatgaaaattagCACAGCTGTGATGATCATCTTTACTGTCACTGTTGCATGCCTCATTTCTGATTCCCAGAGgccagactttttaaaaaattaattattattattttttgaaacggtgtcttgctctgttgtccaggctggagtgcagtggtgcgatctcagctcactgcatgcaacctctgcctcctaggttcaagcaattctcctgtcccagcctccggagtagctgggattacaggtgcataccaccacatccggctttaatagagacagggtttcaccatgttggccaggctggtctcgaactcctgacctcaggtcatctgcccgtcttggccttgcaaagtgctgggattacaggcatgagccacagtgcctggccttaattaattaattaatatttatttattttgaggcacagtcttactctgttacccaatctggagtgcagtagtgcggtctcagctcactgcaacttccacctcccaggttcaagcgtttcttgtgccacagcctcctgaatagctgggattacaggcgcgcaccaccacacccggctagtgtttgtattttattagagatgggattttgccatgttggccaatctggtcttgaactcctgacctcaagtgatctgcctgcctccacctcccaaagtgctgggattacaggcgtgagccatcccaCCTGGGCAGGAGGCCAGACTTTTTTGTGAGTGCTCCTGGTAGGTAGTTTCAGGCATCAGCTGACTGGATTCAGGAATTTCTAGAAACCTGGGAAAGCATCATTTTTGtttctgggtgtgcctgtgagggtgtttccagaggtgATGAGCTTGGGAGTCTGAGTGGACCAGGTGCTGAAGATCCACCCCCCAGTGTTGGGGGCACCATCCAAGAGCCTGGGGCCTGGAGaggacaaaaacagaaaagacgaATGTGTCCATCTGCCTGCGGGAGCTGGGATACAcccttcttctcctctcctcaacAGCAGCACTCCAAGCTCACCGGCCTTTGGTCTCTAGGACTCGTTCCAGCAGTTCCTCGAACTAAGAATTACACCATCGGCCCCCCTGGCTCtgaggccttcagacttggactgtgTCACACTGCCAGGCTTCTAGGGCTCCAGCTTACAGACGGCCTGTTGTGGGACAGTCTCCCTAATCGTGTGAGTCCGTTTCCCTAATAATGCCCCTCTcgtgtgtctgtctctgtcctGTTggctctgtctctctggagaaccctctTACAGTGCTGTGGGAGGACGTGCCACCTGAGTGCTGAGCCCCGCCTCTTGGGCGCCAGCTGTCCGTCTGTGTGCAGCTGAGACTCAGTCGGTGGCTCGGTGGCGGGGATTTGGTGGCATGCTTTCTTGCTTCCATTTTTTGTCTGGTAAATTGGCAGCATGGCTCCCAGTTGCCTTTGAAGAATGTGGTTACAGACACTGGTGTATTATGGGCTCCAATGAGCGTTAGGGGAGTGGGGATGTCCAGAGGCCCCGCTGACTGCACAGCTGATGGCACGTAGAAAGGCTGGCCCTGACCAGTCCTTTGTCTGTTCCCAGAAGGAAAGCAACCATGGAAGACCTGGGGGAAAACACCACGGTTTTATCCACCCTGAGATCTTTGAACAACTTCATCTCTCAGCGGGTGGAGGGAGGATCTGGACTGGATATTTCCACCTCGGCCCCAGGTTCTCTGCAGATGCAGTACCAGCAGAGCATGCAGGTGAGTGGCATGTGCCTGGGTGGGAGTCTTCTCTGGGGAGACCCCTGGGCCCAGGCAGGGCCTGTTCAAGTGTTCTGTAGTTGAGGTGGGTCAGTATTAGCTCAGCCTAGAGACCAGCTGCTCATCTTCCAGGCCTCACTGTGGCCACTTCTCGTTTTGGGGCAGTAGCTGGAGGCTAGTTGGGGCCCTGAGCCATCCTGGCTCGAAGGCCTGCCTTGTTAGCACCCTGAGTGGGCCTGGCGCTCAGCATTGCATTCACACAAGTGCACCCACAGACCCTGGTGACAGGATCGGAAAGCCAGTTCGTTCATCTAATTGAGGACAGAACCCAAACTGCCTGGGAGTGTGAGCAGCAGGACCGTCGGGCAGGCTGTGTCGGAAACACAGTGCGGGAGTGCCCGGCAGCCCAGAGACAAAGCCACAGCCGTGAGCAGAAGGACGGGATGTTTTGTGGTCTCAGGCTGTAGAGGGCCATTTTCAGATTTTGGGGTGATTTTTACGGATTTCTTCTATAAAATAGTTGTATTTGGTTTCGTTACAAGTTCTTGGGGGATTGCTCACTGTAGACACAACTGCAGAGGACTCAGGTCTCCTGAAGGACTTCAGGATCCAAAGAGTGATGGGCCCAGCCCCACGTGGGGCTGGGATAACGGGGCCCCCGAGTGGTGGGGAGTGGAGTGCTGGGGAGTGCTGGCAAGTAGTGTCTCCAGCCTTGCCTGGGCCCTGTGGCTGCACAGGCTCCTCTAGACCCCTCTGCCTGGACCCTCTTTCCCAGTCCCTGCTGCAGGCCCCAGAGCCATTCTGTAGTCCTGTGCCCGTTAGAGGAGGCTCTGGCTTCCTGTGCTCTCAGAGCCCAGATGAGGCCCTGCTGCATTTGgtaaagctgtgtgtgtgtgcatttgttttGTTGCATAATTGAATTAATATGTGTTTATTAGAATGCTAGCTtgtggctggatgtggtggctcacacctgtaatcccagcagtttgggaggctgagatgggcggatcacgaggtcaggagatcgagaccatcctggctaacatggtgaaaccctgtctctactaaaaatacaaaaaattaactgggcgtggcacctgtagtcccagctgctcgggaggctgaggcaggagaatggtgtgaacccgggaggcggagcttacagtgagccgagatcgcgccactgcactccagcctgggcgacagagcgagaccccgtctcaaaaaagaaaaaaaaaaaaaaatgctggctgCTAGCTTGCTTACTGCCGTTTCTTCATGAGGACAGTTTTGTATTCTGAGATTAggtcacatatatatgtgtgtgtgtgtatatatgtgatatgtatatgtaaatgctTTTTTATGAAATTATGAAGGTAATAGATGGTTGTTGTTTTTATCACTGGCAAAATTAGAAGTTGCTAACTCTGAACTGgttgcggcggctcacgcctagaatcccagcactttgggagcctgaggtgggtggttcacttgaggtcaggaatttgagaccagcctgaccaacttggtgaaaccccatctctactaaaaatacaaaaattaggcgggtgcgTACACCTGTCAtctcacctactcgggaggctgaggcaggagaatcgcttgaacccaggaggcagaggttgcagtgagctgagatcacgccactgccctccagcctggatgacagagttgGCAACTCTGGTCTGAAATGCTGTAATTTCCTTGATGCAAATGTCTGGGACCTCTTGGCCTATCTGTCAAAGCTTTGGGATTCTAGTCTGTCTTGGACCTGAGAGGCCCCCAGTGCTCACTGTTAAGGGCCTCTCGGTGAGGGGATCTGTGATGGGGTGCGGTAGTCAGAGCGAGGTGGCGAGCAGAGTGATGTCGGTGAGCCCAGCCTTGGTCCCTGGCCCCTGTCACATCCCGTTTCTGGACTTTGTTGTGGTTCTTTCTCTCCTGCTGAGCCCCCGGCATGGCAGAGAGGGCCTGGAGTCCATGGCAGGCCGGGGGAATGTGTGCTGTCTGGTTTATCACACATCTGTGTTGATTTAATGTAAGGGCAAGCTTTCAGTTGCTGTCTTTCAGTTGTAGTTAGCTCCAGGCAGAGGTGGCACACGGATCAGGTGTGTCTGGGACTCCTGGTCCCTGCCGGTCGTGCCCCCTGCAGGTGGGGTGCCCACCCTTCTCGAGAGGCTCAGGTTTGACTGCAGACACAGAAGTGAGACCAGGAAGGCTGCTGAGTTTGAAGGGCAGTCTTAGGAATGCCCAAACAGCGGCAGCTGGGAATCGAGACACGGTAACATAGTAAGAAAGGAAGCGTGGGCTTGGGCCACCAGAGAACACAGGTGGGAGGACAGAGAAACTTCcctcccccgtcccgggctttCCTAGCCTTGGCATGCTTGGCATTTGGGTTgggtaattctttttttctcaggaCTTTCTTGTGCATTGTGGGCTGTTGAAcaacatccctggcctctacccccTGGATGCCAGCCAGCAGCACACACATATGACCACCCTTCTGTAACAGTCAGGTGTCTCCAGACAGTGCCAGATGTTCCCAGGGGCAAAACTGGCCCTCATTGGGAACCACCACTCTACTCTGGTGCTTATCAAACTTTCACGTGCATGTGAACGCCCTGAGAATGtgtttaaaaagaagtttctttttttcttttggagacagggtcttactctgtcatccaggctggagtgcagtggtataatgttggctcactgcagcctccgtctcctgggttcaagtgattctcccacctcagcctccggagtagctgagattacaggtgcgtaccaccatgcccggctaatttttgtagttttgactagagacagggtttcaccatgttggccaggctagtctcgaacgcctgacctcaagtgatgtacCCACTTTGGCCCCcgaactactgggattacaggcatgagccaccgtgcctggcctagattttttttttttccaagacgaACTCctgccctatcacccaggctggagtgcagtggtgtgatcttggctcactgcaacctccacctcctgggttcaagcatttctcctgcctcagcctcctgagtagctgggattacaggtgtgcaccactacgctggctaatttttgtatttttagtagagacggggtttccccatgttagccagactgatctcgaactcccggcctcaagtgatccacccgacttggcctcctgaagtactgggattacaggcgtgagccactgcgcccaacctaaAGAGAAGATTCTGATTGAATAGATCTGGGGTGTAGCCTGAGACTCTGCATTTGTTAAGTGCTGAGAGATGCTGCACTGCAAGGCTCTGGGCTATATGAAGAGTTGGTGACTCTGCCTTTTCCTCCAGCTGAGCAGGTCGTACCCAAAGGCCGACTCTGGAACTGTTTGGCAAGTCTTCTGGGGCTCTGTGAGGCTCAGCTCACCTGTAATCACTAGGCCTGTGTGGTAGGCAGGCTTCTGAGAGGGCCCCCAGATTCCAGGCTCTAGTGCACA
The nucleotide sequence above comes from Macaca nemestrina isolate mMacNem1 chromosome 4, mMacNem.hap1, whole genome shotgun sequence. Encoded proteins:
- the LOC105483402 gene encoding rRNA methyltransferase 2, mitochondrial; translated protein: MAGYLKLVCASFQRQGFHTAGSRCKNRTGAEHLWLTRHLRDPFVKAAKVASYRCRSAFKLLEVNERHQILRPGLRVLDCGAAPGAWSQVAVQKVNAAGTDPSSPVGFVLGVDLLHIFPLEGATFLCPADVTDPRTSQRILEVLPGGRADVILSDMAPNATGFRDLDHDRLISLCLTLLSMTPDILQPRGTFLCKTWAGSQSHRLQRRLTEEFQNVRIIKPEASRKESSEVYFLATQYQGRKGAVKQ